A single Bufo bufo chromosome 6, aBufBuf1.1, whole genome shotgun sequence DNA region contains:
- the LOC121005531 gene encoding olfactory receptor 6C4-like — translation MMDFTVSDPFAGCALENRSGVEEFLLLGMTNERDISNTLFIFFLMIYMLTLLGNITLISITRIYTNLRTPMYLFLANFSFLEIGYTTVTVPRMLADLLSGNKSISFKSCLTQMYFFFLFGTTEFFILALMGFDRYMAICHPLHYTNIMNKPLCYKLIFGSWISGCMTPTVPTIVLSQKPFCGSKIINHFFCDVGPMVKLSSPDTLFLDIFVFMISAVIVLGSLLLVTFSYIFIIVAILRISSSSGRHKAFSTCASHFSVVTIFFGTVIFMYIRPSSGENFEMDKAISVFYSVVTPAMNPLIYSLRNNEVKKSLAKSFQRIRNSPSDMGIVYSIKLKHHSRLH, via the exons ATGATGGACTTCACTGTG TCCGACCCATTTGCGGGATGTGCATTGGAGAACAGAAGTGGGGTAGAAGAGTTCCTGCTCCTTGGAATGACTAATGAAAGGGACATAAGCAACACACTTTTTATATTCTTTCTGATGATCTATATGTTAACTCTTTTGGGAAACATAACCTTAATTTCTATCACTAGAATTTACACCAATCTAAGAACGCCCATGTATTTGTTCCTAGCAAACTTCTCTTTCCTTGAGATAGGATACACGACGGTCACTGTACCCAGAATGCTCGCTGATCTGTTATCTGGAAATAAGTCTATATCCTTTAAGAGTTGCCTCACTCAGatgtatttcttttttcttttcggcACTACAGAATTCTTTATTTTGGCTCTAATGGGATTTGACCGGTACATGGCCATCTGCCATCCACTTCATTATACCAACATCATGAACAAACCATTATGCTACAAGCTGATTTTTGGATCTTGGATAAGTGGATGCATGACACCAACCGTACCCACAATTGTACTATCTCAAAAACCATTTTGTGGCTCAAAAATTATCAATCATTTCTTCTGTGATGTTGGACCTATGGTGAAGCTCTCATCTCCTGACACACTCTTCTTAGATATTTTTGTCTTTATGATCTCTGCTGTTATAGTCCTTGGTTCTTTACTGCTCGTTACCTTCTCCTATATCTTCATCATAGTGGCTATTTTACGAATATCTTCATCTTCTGGACGACACAAAGCTTTCTCAACGTGTGCTTCACATTTTTCAGTTGTGACAATTTTCTTTGGCACTGTGATTTTTATGTACATCCGACCATCTTCTGGAGAGAATTTTGAGATGGACAAAGCTATATCTGTTTTTTACTCTGTTGTTACACCGGCCATGAATCCTCTCATTTACAGCCTAAGAAATAATGAGGTAAAAAAGTCTCTGGCAAAATCTTTTCAAAGAATCAGAAACTCACCAAGCGATATGGGAATTGTATATTCCATCAAGTTAAAGCATCATTCTAGACTGCATTAA